A genomic segment from Triticum urartu cultivar G1812 unplaced genomic scaffold, Tu2.1 TuUngrouped_contig_4401, whole genome shotgun sequence encodes:
- the LOC125527768 gene encoding squamosa promoter-binding-like protein 10, with amino-acid sequence MTLTLGEPREKDGHHQQLNSAMQLHHHHQEQQHFITSLLHQNNNGNGNNNILSCSSACSSGLPSAGAANGEVSDQNNNSNHGGGNNNNNMHLFEVDFM; translated from the coding sequence ATGACACTCACGCTCGGAGAGCCGCGGGAGAAGGACGGCCACCACCAGCAGCTCAACAGCGCcatgcagctccaccaccaccatcagGAGCAGCAGCACTTCATCACCTCGCTGCTGCACCAGAACAACAACGGCAACGGCAACAACAACATCCTGTCGTGCTCGTCGGCGTGCTCCAGCGGGTTGCCGTCTGCCGGGGCGGCCAACGGCGAGGTCTCCGACCAGAACAACAACAGCAACCACGGCGGcggcaacaacaacaataacatgCATCTCTTTGAGGTGGACTTCATGTAG
- the LOC125527773 gene encoding transcription factor WRKY45-2-like, whose protein sequence is MALATPTAVVLELMTMGQQSAAHLGELLRAASPPVRAEHQALAAEILRCSDRVIAAVSAGATDKKRKMTDPGATSCHLPSAAMPSKRRVRAAEAHIEVQAHTTADGFVWRKYGQKDINGSNHPRLYYRCAFSGEGCAATRRVQRSQEEPAAFVIAYYGEHTCGAAFCQQRAEPLPPTVVDSGSNAWGVFGAVDRNRGSPLLPSLGAEHKHSAVRRHAEAPGDTSRRWSSPSSSSSYSSEVELGASPVEGFLDGNFDWEWETVVNSLSFGDLLH, encoded by the exons ATGGCGCTGGCCACCCCGACAGCCGTGGTGCTGGAGCTGATGACCATGGGGCAACAGTCCGCGGCGCACCTCGGGGAGCTGCTCCGAGCAGCGTCCCCGCCCGTGCGGGCCGAGCACCAGGCGCTCGCCGCGGAGATCCTCCGCTGCAGCGACCGGGTGATCGCCGCGGTGAGCGCGGGCGCCACCGATAAAAAGAGGAAGATGACGGACCCTGGCGCCACATCCTGCCATCTTCCCTCGGCCGCCATGCCGTCCAAAAGAAG GGTACGTGCTGCGGAGGCGCACATAGAGGTCCAGGCGCACACGACGGCGGACGGGTTCGTGTGGAGGAAGTACGGGCAAAAGGACATCAACGGAAGCAACCACCCGAG GCTCTACTACCGCTGCGCGTTCAGCGGCGAGGGCTGCGCCGCGACCCGGCGGGTGCAGCGGTCGCAGGAGGAGCCCGCGGCGTTCGTGATCGCCTACTACGGCGAGCACACCTGCGGAGCCGCCTTCTGTCAGCAAAGGGCGGAGCCACTGCCTCCTACCGTCGTCGACTCAGGCTCAAACGCTTGGGGAGTCTTCGGTGCCGTCGACCGGAACAGGGGCTCGCCTCTGCTGCCGTCGCTCGGAGCCGAGCACAAGCACAGCGCCGTGCGCCGTCACGCCGAGGCGCCCGGTGACACGTCGCGGCGATGGTCGTCGCCGTCGTCCTCCTCGTCCTACTCCTCCGAGGTGGAACTTGGTGCTTCTCCTGTCGAGGGGTTCCTCGATGGCAACTTCGACTGGGAGTGGGAGACCGTCGTCAACTCGCTCAGCTTCGGCGATCTGCTTCACTAG